A segment of the Cohnella algarum genome:
CCGTTGACGAAGATTTTGGTCGTTGAAGATGACCCGATCATCGGAGAGATGTTGACGCTGTATTTGTCCGAAGAACAATTCGAAGTGGAACGCGTGGAAAGCGCGGGCGAAGGCTTTGCCGCCCTCTCCCGGTTCGAGCCGGACGTGCTGATTCTCGATCTTATGCTTCCCGACGCCGAAGGAACGCATCTTTGCTCGGCTTTCCGCGAACGTTCCAAGCTTCCGATCATCGTAACGTCGATGCGAACCGCGGTCACCGACCGCATTCAGGCGATCAGCGCCGGAGCGGACGATTACTTGTGCAAGCCTTACAGCATGCAGGAGTTGAAGGTGCGGATCCAGGCGGTGCTGCGCCGCATGTCTCCCTTTTACCGGGACGCGGGAAAACCGGAGACGCACAAGGAGCGAATCTCGCTGGATTTCAACCGCAGAACGATCGTGTTGGACGGCAAGCCGATCGAGACGACTTTTTCCGAGTACGAAATGATGAAGCTGTTCACCCAGCACCCGGGACGAGTATTCAGCCGGGAGGAATTGCTCAACGCCGTCCGGGGGATCGATTCTTTCGTCAATGAACGGGCGATGGACGTCCATATTACGAATTTAAGAAAAAAGCTGGAACTCAATCCGAAAGAACCGCAGCATATCAAAACGGTTTGGGGAGTCGGATACAAGTTCGAAAACTGACGGCAAGGAGACCGGCCGAAGG
Coding sequences within it:
- a CDS encoding response regulator transcription factor; its protein translation is MTKILVVEDDPIIGEMLTLYLSEEQFEVERVESAGEGFAALSRFEPDVLILDLMLPDAEGTHLCSAFRERSKLPIIVTSMRTAVTDRIQAISAGADDYLCKPYSMQELKVRIQAVLRRMSPFYRDAGKPETHKERISLDFNRRTIVLDGKPIETTFSEYEMMKLFTQHPGRVFSREELLNAVRGIDSFVNERAMDVHITNLRKKLELNPKEPQHIKTVWGVGYKFEN